The genomic stretch GGAAATATTTGCTTTCACAGAGGAAACTGGGTTTAGTTTAGAATATGACTTCCTGATTGAAAGCTTATTAGAGTAGTTTTGCAGAGAAATAAAATCTTAATCAATTATGTCTAAAATCTTACACCTCATATCAAGTCCAAGAGGTAATGAATCTGTCAGCATTAAATTGGGTAATGCAATTGTAGAAAAAGTAAAAGCTGCAAATCCAGGCAGCACGGTAAAGGAAGTCGATTTAAGCAAAATCAATCTCCCGCATTTAGGCGAAGAACATCTGATTTCTTTCTTTACTCCCGAAGAGAAAAGAACGCCGGAACACCTTGAAGCTATTAAATATTCCGAAGAGTTTATCAAAGATTTGTTCGATGCAGATGTAGTAGTGTTTGGCGTACCGATGTACAATTTTAGCATCCCTTCTTCTTTGAAATCGTGGATTGACCACGTAGCAAGAGCAGGAGTTACCTTCCAATATACGGCAAACGGTCCGGAAGGTTTGGTAAAAGGTAAGAAAGCGTATTTGGCAGTTGCAACAGGCGGTGTATATTCTGATGGACCGTACAAACCTTATGATTTCGCTGTTCCTTATTTACAGGGCGTTCTCGGTTTCATAGGTATTACCGATGTTACAGTTTATCGTGCAGAAGGTTTGAGTGTTTCTGAATTGGCGCCAACTGCATTGCAAAAAGCAGTTGATACTATTGCAATTTAATTTTTATAAATATTTCTACCCGAAAGTCTGTTCGAAATCATTTCGGACGGACTTTTTTATTCATCTAACTTTTCTACATCCAACGTGTCCTCCGTTTCTGATAATAATTGTTGAACAGTTTTTTTCAACAAAGGATGAAATGCATCAGGTGCAATCTCTGCAAGCGGATATAAAACAAAATTTCTCTTGTGTAAAAACGGGTGCGGCACTTTCAGGTTTTCATCATCAATCACGTCATTGTTAAACAAAAGAACATCAATATCTATCACGCGCGGTCCGTATTTTTCTTTTCTTACTCTGCCTAATTTTTCTTCAATTTTCAAAACGGTTGTCAATACCTTTTGTGCAGATAAACCGGTTTCGACTTCCAATACCTGATTCAGAAAATCGGGCTGGTTTTCCATTCCCCACGCGGCAGTTTTATATAACGAAGATTTTAGTTTTATTGTTCCAATATGGCGTTCTATTTCTTTACTTGCGTTTGTAAAAGTTTGTCTTACATCTCCTAAATTACCGCCTATCAGTAAATAAGTCTTGTTCATAATTTTCGGTTGAATATGTAGTTACAGATGTCATACATTTGCGTCGCGTATAATTACCGTTTGCAAAAATAAAACAGCAGCGGGATTTTTATTGTTGTAGAATAATTTATCAACATGAATAATTTTTTCAAAACGTTTTTTGCTGCGTTGCTGGCACTTGTGGTGTTTTCGCTGATAGCGTTTTTTATTTTCTTGGGAATTGTTGCAGCTGCATCAAGTTCTGACAAACCAACTGTTTCGCCCAATAGCGTACTTGTTTTAGACCTTTCAAAAGAGTATCACGATTTTGAGCAGCCGGCTTTAAAAATAAACCTTAACCTGAAAAAGCTATCTACATCGCAGCCAAATTTGTACGCTGTAATTCAGATGATAAGGTATGCCCGCAATGATGCAAATATCAAAGGTATTTACATAAAAGCCGACAATAATGCCAACGGACTGGCTGCAAGCGAAGAACTTCGCCACGCTATTCTTGACTTTAAGAGAAGCGGGAAATTTGTAGTTGCCTATGGTGCGACCATAACGCAAAACGCCTATTTCGTGGCTTCTGCGGCAAATAAAGTTTATACGCATCCGCAAGGCGGTGTAGAATGGAAAGGTATGGTTGCCCAATTAATGTTCTTCAAAAATTTGTTAGACAAATTAGAAATTGAACCCGAAATATTTTTCGCGGGAAAATTCAAAAGCGCCACAGAACCTTTTCGCGTAACGAAAATGACCGAGCCAAACCGCTTGCAAACTTCTGTTTGGCTCAATGATATCTACGGCAATTACCTGAAAGAAATTTCGCAAAGCAGAAATATTGATACAAGTGAACTGCATCATCTCGCGGACAGCGCGCTGATACAAACTGCTCACGATGCACTAAAATATCATTTGGTGGACGATTTGGCTTATAGCGATGAAGTTGAGAGCGTTATAAAAACATTTACATCTTTAGGTACACAGAATAATGATAAAATCAACTTTGTTTCGTTAGACACTTACGCACAAGCCACAGATTATAAAGCATTTACGGGGAATGATAATATTGCCGTCGTATATGCGCAAGGCGATATTGTGGATGGTAAAAATGATGATGCTATTTCAAGTGGAGAGTTTGTCCCTTTGCTAAGAAAATTGAGGAAAGATGATAATGTAAAAGCAATCGTGGTGCGTGTAAATTCTCCCGGCGGCAGCGCGCTGGCGAGCGATATGATTTGGCGCGAAATTACTTTAGCCAAGAAAGTAAAACCTGTCATTATTTCTATGGGCAATTATGCGGCTTCGGGCGGCTATTATATGTCGTGCAACGGCACATACATTTTTGCAGAACCTAATACTATCACAGGTTCTATCGGTGTTTTTTCGATGATGGGCAATGCACAAAACTTTTTCAACAATAAGCTTGGTATCACTTTCGACGAAGTAAAAACAAGTCCGTATGCCGATTTGGGAACGATTTCCCGACCAATGACACAGCCCGAAAAAAATCTAATGCAGGCATCGGTGGACAGCGTTTACAAAACATTTACCGAGCGAGTTGCACAAGGTAGAAACAAGTCTGTTGCATTTGTCGACAGCATTGCGCAAGGTCGCGTATGGACTGGCGAAAGAGCAATAAAAATCGGTTTGGTAGATTCGCTTGGTTCGTTGGCAGATGCTATTCATTATGCTGCAAAACTGGTCCACAGCAACAGCGTTTACATTAGTGAATATCCCGAAAGAAAAAACATTTTTGACCAACTGTTCAACAGCGACGACAATGATGCTGACGATGCGAAAGCAAAAATATTATCGCAACAATTCGGCAAAGAAATTTCCGATAGCTGGAAAAATATTATGAGCGTCAAAGCAATGATGAACACGCCACAAACCCGCTTGCCGTTTGAGTTTGAAGTAAAATAGAGCATTTCACACAGAGAACAAAAAGTAAATGAGGCACGGAGCGTTTTTCTCTGCGTCTTTGTTTTTCCGTGAACTCTGTGTGAAACAATAATCAATTATCTTCGCAAAAATTTTTTCTAAGCATTTGCTTTATCTTTCACTTATGGAATTGAAAGTTTATAATTCACTTACAAGACAAAAAGAAATTTTTCAACCAATTACCGAAGGTTACGTGGGAATGTATGTGTGCGGACCAACCGTGAGCGGCGAATCACATCTCGGTCATACGCGACCTTATATCACATTCGATGTAGTAAATCGTTATTTGCAACACTTGGGTTACAAAGTTCGTTATGTGCGCAACATCACAGATGCCGGGCATTTTGAAGAAGAAGGTCGCGAAGCGGAAGATAAAATTTCCAAAAAAGCATTTCTCGAAAAACTTGAACCGATGGAGTTGGTAAAAAAATATACCGACTTGTTTCATTGGGGAATGAAAGAATTTAATACGCTGCCGCCAAGCATCGAGCCGACTGCAACCGGACATATTGTGGAACAAATTGTGATGATTGAAAAAATAATTGAAGACGGTTATGCGTATGTGGCAAATGGCTCTGTTTATTTCGATGTAGAAAAATATAATGCGGATTTTTCCAAAAAAGGATTGCCTTATGGTATTTTGAGCGGAAGAGTTTTGGAAGAAATGTTGGAAACTACACGCGATTTGGAAAACCAGGATGAGAAAAGAAATAAAGCCGATTTTGCACTTTGGAAAAATGCGCCGCCCGAGCACATCATGCGGTGGAAAAGCCCGTGGGGCGAAGGTTTCCCGGGCTGGCATATTGAATGCTCTGCGATGAGTACTAAATATTTGGGCAAGCAATTTGATATTCACGGCGGCGGCATGGATTTGCAGTTCCCGCATCACGAATGCGAAATTGCCCAGAGCGTTGTTTGCAATCACGAGATGCCTGCGAAGTATTGGCTGCATAATAATATGATTACGATTAACGGTCGTAAAATGGGCAAGAGCTACAACAACGTCATTAAATTTACGGAATTGTTCAGCGGCAATCATCCTGCGCTGGAACAAGCGTATCATCCGATGGTTATTCGGTTTTTTATTTTACAAACGCATTATCGTTCCACGCTCGATTTCAGCAACGATGCTTTGAAAGCTGCGGAAAAAGGGTTACGAAGATTGTTGGAAGCAAATGAAAATCTGCAAAAAATTTCTTTCGATTTATCCGAAGTTGCGGAAGATAAAATGCTTGACGAAAAAGTTTTGAAACTGTTGAACGAGTTGGATGAGTTTATGAACGACGATTTCAACACGGCGAAAGTATTGGCAAATTTGTTTGAACTTGTTCCCGTGATTAATGGAATTAAAGATAATCATATTTCGACGAAAGCCTTGAGTGGCGCTACTTTCAGCTTGTTACAAAGTAAGGTAAAAATTTATCTTGACGATATTCTCGGTTTAAAAAATATTTCTGAAAACGCAGGCGAGCAACTGCACGGCGCACTTCAATTATTGATTGAAATGCGCAAAGATGCTAAAGCAAAAAAAGATTATGTTACGAGTGATAAAATAAGAAATGAACTTGCTGCGCTCGGCATTTTATTGAAAGACGAAAAGGATGGAAGCGTGAGTTACAGTTTTGAGTAGCTTGAAAAATATTACGTGCTGTAAAAAAATATCATTGATGTTTTATTATCAATGATATTTTTGTATATGGAACTTGTCGAGTTTTCTTCTCAAATTTTTAGCCCAAATTTCGCTGTTCTGGATATTAGCACAGCGCATTCCGAACAGCATTCTCAATTTCTTCATTTAATTTGTTCGTAATTTACAGTAGATTTGAAGCCATAAATTAACGAACGACAATGTTGCAGCAAAATATTTTATCAAGAGAAGCGGCGCAGGAAAAGCTGCATCGTATGGCTTTGGAAATTGCCGAAAATATCAGCGACGATGAAGATAATCTTGTCTTAATCGGCATTGAAAAAAGTGGTTATAAAATTGCCGAAAAGCTGAAAATGTTTATCGAGAAATATCATCACGCACCTATTGAAATTCTTTCTCTTTCTTTAGATAAAAATTATCCTGCGGAAATTACGTTGAGCAAACAAATTGATTTCAACGACAAAAATATTATCCTTGTCGATGACGTAATCAATTCGGGAAAAACATTTCTTTATGCGCTGAAACCCTTGCTGGACTTTCATCCCAAGCGAATACAAACGTTGGCGATGATTGAAAGAATGCACAAACATTTTCCCATAAAACCCGATTATGTCGGTTTGTCCGTTGCCACAACTGCAACAGACCATATCAAAGTGATTATCGAAGACGGCGAAATTGTGGGCGCAGTTGTCTGAACGAGGATTTGGGGCGATTTTGAGGATTTGAAGGATTATAAAATAGAACACAGATGGCGCAGATTATTATGGATTATTCAAAATAAATCCAAATCATAACTATCATAAAAAATCAGCGTTTAATTTCTGAAGCAAAATTTAGGATGATTGAAAAGATTATGATGAAGAAAATATATTATTTAATTTGTTTAGTTATTTCAAGTATATCTTTTGCAAAAGCACAAGATGCTGCTGATATTTTGCGAAAATGTTTGAACAAAGCCAACGCAATAAAAACGTTGAGCTATGAAGTAAAAAATGTAGATAAGAACTTTTTCACTGATGATACAACTAATTCCCGGTGGCAATCTGTTTTAGATTTTAGTGATACAGGAAATATTAAAATCATAAATAGAGAGTTTAGTAAGAATAATAACTACAAAGAATTTTATTTAAACGATACGAGTTATATATTTGATTTTTCAGACGGCACATATACAAAACACGCGACTTTGATTCGCTATATTGCCAACGATTTTCTTGACGTTAAAGCAAGGTTAGAATTTTTGTTGCATAAAAAAAACGCTAAATTCATTCAAGAAAAAGATACTGTTATTGATAATATTGATTGCTATAACATTTTCGCCAAGAGCTACGACACGATTGTAAACAATGAACATAATTTCGGATACACCTATTTTTATATTGACAAACAAAATCTTTTGACGATATACTATAAAGATATTGGCGAAGGCGCTGCAACAAAAGGCGGAAAATCAATAGGGAGAATAAGCAATTTTTCTCAAAAACATTTTTACAATTATGTTGTAGATAAACCGCTTGATAATTCAATATTCAGCATAAATACAAATCAATACAGACTTCCAAATAATAAAATGCTTTCTGTTGGAACAAAAGCTCCATCATTGATTTTAAAAAATTTATTGGACAAAAAT from Arachidicoccus sp. BS20 encodes the following:
- a CDS encoding phosphoribosyltransferase family protein, which translates into the protein MLQQNILSREAAQEKLHRMALEIAENISDDEDNLVLIGIEKSGYKIAEKLKMFIEKYHHAPIEILSLSLDKNYPAEITLSKQIDFNDKNIILVDDVINSGKTFLYALKPLLDFHPKRIQTLAMIERMHKHFPIKPDYVGLSVATTATDHIKVIIEDGEIVGAVV
- the folK gene encoding 2-amino-4-hydroxy-6-hydroxymethyldihydropteridine diphosphokinase, whose protein sequence is MNKTYLLIGGNLGDVRQTFTNASKEIERHIGTIKLKSSLYKTAAWGMENQPDFLNQVLEVETGLSAQKVLTTVLKIEEKLGRVRKEKYGPRVIDIDVLLFNNDVIDDENLKVPHPFLHKRNFVLYPLAEIAPDAFHPLLKKTVQQLLSETEDTLDVEKLDE
- a CDS encoding TlpA family protein disulfide reductase translates to MMKKIYYLICLVISSISFAKAQDAADILRKCLNKANAIKTLSYEVKNVDKNFFTDDTTNSRWQSVLDFSDTGNIKIINREFSKNNNYKEFYLNDTSYIFDFSDGTYTKHATLIRYIANDFLDVKARLEFLLHKKNAKFIQEKDTVIDNIDCYNIFAKSYDTIVNNEHNFGYTYFYIDKQNLLTIYYKDIGEGAATKGGKSIGRISNFSQKHFYNYVVDKPLDNSIFSINTNQYRLPNNKMLSVGTKAPSLILKNLLDKNVDSSLFQNKILLVEFGSTECPANPLANPLLNRLFQKYDEKDVLIFCVYNYETAEQAKKYIQSQHIQFPVYLGNANLKKNYHAFATPSFYVINKDEKIVRGDDGYYDDLEKDLTTTINSLLNKK
- the cysS gene encoding cysteine--tRNA ligase, which gives rise to MELKVYNSLTRQKEIFQPITEGYVGMYVCGPTVSGESHLGHTRPYITFDVVNRYLQHLGYKVRYVRNITDAGHFEEEGREAEDKISKKAFLEKLEPMELVKKYTDLFHWGMKEFNTLPPSIEPTATGHIVEQIVMIEKIIEDGYAYVANGSVYFDVEKYNADFSKKGLPYGILSGRVLEEMLETTRDLENQDEKRNKADFALWKNAPPEHIMRWKSPWGEGFPGWHIECSAMSTKYLGKQFDIHGGGMDLQFPHHECEIAQSVVCNHEMPAKYWLHNNMITINGRKMGKSYNNVIKFTELFSGNHPALEQAYHPMVIRFFILQTHYRSTLDFSNDALKAAEKGLRRLLEANENLQKISFDLSEVAEDKMLDEKVLKLLNELDEFMNDDFNTAKVLANLFELVPVINGIKDNHISTKALSGATFSLLQSKVKIYLDDILGLKNISENAGEQLHGALQLLIEMRKDAKAKKDYVTSDKIRNELAALGILLKDEKDGSVSYSFE
- the sppA gene encoding signal peptide peptidase SppA produces the protein MNNFFKTFFAALLALVVFSLIAFFIFLGIVAAASSSDKPTVSPNSVLVLDLSKEYHDFEQPALKINLNLKKLSTSQPNLYAVIQMIRYARNDANIKGIYIKADNNANGLAASEELRHAILDFKRSGKFVVAYGATITQNAYFVASAANKVYTHPQGGVEWKGMVAQLMFFKNLLDKLEIEPEIFFAGKFKSATEPFRVTKMTEPNRLQTSVWLNDIYGNYLKEISQSRNIDTSELHHLADSALIQTAHDALKYHLVDDLAYSDEVESVIKTFTSLGTQNNDKINFVSLDTYAQATDYKAFTGNDNIAVVYAQGDIVDGKNDDAISSGEFVPLLRKLRKDDNVKAIVVRVNSPGGSALASDMIWREITLAKKVKPVIISMGNYAASGGYYMSCNGTYIFAEPNTITGSIGVFSMMGNAQNFFNNKLGITFDEVKTSPYADLGTISRPMTQPEKNLMQASVDSVYKTFTERVAQGRNKSVAFVDSIAQGRVWTGERAIKIGLVDSLGSLADAIHYAAKLVHSNSVYISEYPERKNIFDQLFNSDDNDADDAKAKILSQQFGKEISDSWKNIMSVKAMMNTPQTRLPFEFEVK
- a CDS encoding FMN-dependent NADH-azoreductase codes for the protein MSKILHLISSPRGNESVSIKLGNAIVEKVKAANPGSTVKEVDLSKINLPHLGEEHLISFFTPEEKRTPEHLEAIKYSEEFIKDLFDADVVVFGVPMYNFSIPSSLKSWIDHVARAGVTFQYTANGPEGLVKGKKAYLAVATGGVYSDGPYKPYDFAVPYLQGVLGFIGITDVTVYRAEGLSVSELAPTALQKAVDTIAI